The following proteins are co-located in the Thermus tengchongensis genome:
- the fsa gene encoding fructose-6-phosphate aldolase, whose protein sequence is MELYLDTANLEEIREIAAWGVLSGVTTNPTLVAKEYAGRGAKLTEEVLFAHLRTICEVVKGPVSAEVTTLEAGAMVAEGQRLAAIHPHIVVKLPTTEEGLKACRRLSAEGIKVNMTLIFSANQALLAARAGASYVSPFLGRVDDISWDGGELLREIVEIIQVQNLPVKVIAASIRHPRHVTEAALLGADIATMPYGVFKQLLRHPLTDIGLKRFMEDWEKVKP, encoded by the coding sequence ATGGAGCTGTACTTGGATACGGCCAACTTGGAGGAGATACGGGAGATTGCCGCCTGGGGGGTGCTCTCCGGGGTGACCACCAACCCCACCTTGGTGGCTAAGGAGTATGCGGGCCGAGGGGCAAAGCTGACCGAGGAGGTTTTGTTCGCTCACCTACGGACCATATGCGAGGTGGTGAAGGGGCCCGTGTCCGCAGAGGTGACCACCTTGGAGGCAGGGGCCATGGTGGCGGAAGGACAGCGGCTTGCCGCCATCCACCCCCACATCGTGGTCAAGCTGCCCACCACCGAGGAGGGCTTGAAGGCTTGCAGGCGGCTTTCCGCCGAAGGCATTAAGGTCAACATGACCCTGATCTTTTCTGCCAACCAGGCCCTTTTGGCCGCCCGGGCAGGGGCGAGCTACGTTTCGCCCTTCTTGGGGAGGGTGGACGATATCTCCTGGGACGGCGGGGAGTTGTTGCGAGAGATCGTGGAGATTATCCAGGTGCAGAACCTGCCCGTCAAGGTTATCGCCGCCTCCATCCGCCACCCCCGCCATGTGACGGAGGCGGCTCTTTTGGGGGCGGACATCGCCACCATGCCCTACGGTGTGTTCAAACAGCTCCTCAGGCACCCGCTTACGGATATAGGCCTCAAGCGCTTCATGGAGGACTGGGAGAAGGTTAAGCCATGA
- a CDS encoding Uma2 family endonuclease, which translates to MAEPSGKALSLEAYLQLEEQSPIRSESTEDLDRGKKLWHYLRLPSLRAYLLLDSRRVGLEAYLREGNKWTYLRLGPGESLPLPCPSLELAVDEVYRGVNLEEG; encoded by the coding sequence ATGGCCGAACCCTCGGGAAAGGCCCTCAGCCTCGAGGCCTACCTCCAACTGGAGGAGCAAAGCCCCATCCGCTCGGAAAGCACCGAGGACCTGGACCGGGGGAAGAAGCTATGGCACTACCTCAGGCTCCCCTCCTTGCGGGCCTACCTCCTCCTGGACAGCCGCCGGGTGGGCCTCGAGGCCTACCTGCGGGAGGGAAACAAGTGGACCTACCTCCGCCTGGGACCGGGGGAAAGCCTCCCCCTCCCCTGCCCCTCCTTGGAGCTGGCGGTGGACGAGGTCTACCGGGGCGTAAACCTGGAGGAGGGCTAG
- the rho gene encoding transcription termination factor Rho codes for MRRKADTQQEAPLTYQELSAKILPELHLLAQEAGIENYKRMKKDQLIMALLERQTQGEGLQLVKGYLEISPDGYGFITENLYNLDSRVAIVSAGLIRQYALRSGDYIVGRVRPPRDNERYGTLLKVEAVNDLDPEAAKNRPRFDELIPQFPDRQIRLETTPDELSTRVIDLLAPIGRGQRGLIVAPPKAGKTTLLKKIANAVLKNEPDIKVIVLLIDERPEEVTDFRESVQGAEVIASTFDEPPQNHIRVAEFVHERAKRIVEDGGHVMILLDSITRLARANNLVTPPTGRTLSGGLDSAALYFPKRFLGAARNIRGGGSLTILATALVETGSRMDDVIFEEFKGTGNMELHLSRRLEERRIFPAIDILKSGTRREELLLGEEVVHKMWLLRKVLADMDPAEAMEMLLARLGRTKNNKEFLASLAAR; via the coding sequence ATGAGAAGAAAAGCGGATACCCAACAGGAAGCACCCCTTACCTACCAGGAGCTTTCGGCGAAGATCCTTCCGGAGCTTCACCTCCTGGCCCAGGAGGCGGGGATTGAGAACTACAAGCGCATGAAGAAGGACCAGCTCATCATGGCCCTCCTGGAGCGGCAGACCCAGGGGGAGGGCTTGCAGCTGGTCAAGGGCTACCTGGAGATCAGCCCGGATGGGTACGGGTTCATCACCGAGAACCTGTACAATCTGGATTCCAGAGTCGCCATCGTGTCCGCCGGGCTCATCCGGCAGTACGCCCTAAGAAGCGGGGACTACATCGTGGGCCGGGTGCGGCCGCCCCGGGATAACGAGCGCTACGGCACCCTCCTCAAGGTGGAGGCGGTGAACGACCTGGACCCCGAGGCGGCCAAGAACCGGCCCCGCTTTGACGAGCTCATCCCCCAGTTCCCCGACCGGCAGATCCGGCTGGAGACCACCCCCGATGAGCTTTCCACCCGGGTGATCGACCTCCTGGCCCCCATCGGCCGGGGGCAGCGGGGGCTGATCGTGGCCCCGCCCAAGGCGGGTAAGACCACCCTCCTCAAGAAGATCGCCAATGCGGTCCTGAAGAACGAGCCCGACATCAAGGTGATCGTGCTCCTCATCGACGAGCGCCCCGAGGAGGTCACGGACTTCCGGGAAAGCGTGCAGGGGGCCGAGGTCATCGCCAGTACCTTTGACGAGCCACCTCAGAACCACATCCGGGTGGCGGAGTTCGTGCACGAAAGGGCCAAGCGCATCGTGGAGGATGGGGGGCACGTGATGATCCTCCTGGACTCCATCACCCGCCTGGCCCGGGCCAACAACCTGGTGACGCCGCCCACGGGCCGCACCCTTTCAGGCGGTTTGGACTCCGCGGCCCTCTACTTCCCCAAGCGCTTCCTGGGGGCAGCCCGCAACATCCGGGGTGGGGGAAGCCTCACCATCCTGGCCACCGCCTTGGTGGAAACGGGAAGCCGCATGGACGACGTGATCTTTGAGGAGTTCAAGGGCACGGGCAACATGGAGCTTCACCTCTCCCGCCGCCTCGAGGAGCGCCGCATCTTCCCGGCCATCGACATCCTGAAGTCCGGGACCCGCCGGGAGGAGCTCCTCTTGGGCGAGGAGGTGGTGCACAAGATGTGGCTTCTGCGCAAGGTCCTGGCGGACATGGACCCGGCGGAGGCCATGGAGATGCTCCTGGCCCGCCTGGGGCGCACCAAGAACAACAAGGAGTTTCTGGCGTCCTTGGCCGCCCGTTAG
- the ileS gene encoding isoleucine--tRNA ligase — MFKEVGEPNFPRLEEEVLEFWKQERIFEKSVENRKGRPRYTIYEGPPTANGMPHVGHAQARSYKDLFPRYKTMRGYYVPRRAGWDTHGLPVELEVEKKLGLKSKREIEAYGIERFNQACRESVFTYEKEWEAFTERIAYWVDLKNAYATLHPTYVESIWWSLKELFNRGLLYRDHKVVPYCPRCGTPLSSHELSLGYKEITDPSVYVRLPLKEPQRLGLEKASLLIWTTTPWTLPGNVAAAVHPEFTYAAFQEEEEALILEESLGKKLLGEETPILKTFSGKELEGLPYEPPYPQGVERGYFVVLAEYVSREDGTGIVHQAPAFGAEDLETGRRYGLPVLKTVDEEGKLLVEPFKGLFFREANRAILKDLRARGLLFKEESYLHSYPHCWRCSTPLMYYATETWFIKNTLFKEELIRKNQEINWVPPHIKEGRYGEWLRNLVDWALSRNRYWGTPLPIWVCDACGKEEAIGSIAELRERATHPLPEPFDPHRPHVDRVELRCACGGTMRRVPYVIDVWYDSGAMPFASLHYPFENQEEFKEAFPADFIAEGIDQTRGWFNSLHQLGVMLFGSIAFKNVICHGLILDEKGQKMSKSKGNVVDPWDIIREFGADALRWYIYISAPPEADRRFGPNLVRETVRDYFLTLWNVYSFFVTYANLDRPDLRNPPPPEKRPELDRWLLARMQDLIQKVTEALEAYDPTTSARALRDFVVEDLSQWYVRRGRRRYWKNEDALDREAAYATLYEALVLVATLSAPFTPFLAEVLWQNLVRSVRPEAPLSVHLADWPEVDPRLVDAELVAKMRAVLKVVDLARSARARSGVKTRTPLPLLLLTAPSALEREGLRHFAPEIAEELNVKEVRVLEPGEEVLSYRVLPNLKLLGKKYGKRVPALREALQREAERVARLVLKGEPVALTVEGETLVLAPEEVLLEAQAPEGYQALEKDGYVAALEVRVTEALRLEGLARDLIRHLQQTRKEMGLKVSDRIRVGYEAEGPYLEALKRHGGWIAEEVLALEFAPGLFPGHTTLLEDEEGRVRFSVAKLG, encoded by the coding sequence ATGTTCAAGGAGGTCGGCGAACCCAACTTTCCCAGGCTGGAGGAAGAGGTCCTGGAGTTTTGGAAGCAGGAGAGGATCTTTGAGAAAAGCGTGGAAAACCGCAAAGGGCGGCCCCGTTACACCATATACGAAGGCCCCCCCACCGCCAACGGCATGCCCCACGTGGGCCACGCCCAGGCCCGGAGCTACAAGGACCTCTTCCCCCGCTACAAGACCATGCGGGGCTACTACGTGCCCCGCCGAGCCGGCTGGGACACCCACGGGCTTCCCGTGGAACTGGAGGTGGAGAAGAAGCTGGGGCTAAAGAGCAAGCGGGAGATCGAGGCCTACGGGATTGAGCGCTTCAACCAGGCCTGCCGGGAGTCGGTCTTCACCTATGAGAAGGAGTGGGAGGCCTTCACCGAGCGCATCGCCTACTGGGTGGACCTGAAAAACGCCTACGCCACCTTGCACCCCACCTACGTGGAAAGCATCTGGTGGAGCCTGAAGGAGCTCTTCAACCGGGGCCTCCTCTACCGGGACCACAAGGTGGTGCCCTACTGTCCCCGCTGCGGCACCCCGCTTTCCTCCCACGAGCTCTCCTTGGGCTACAAGGAGATCACCGATCCCTCGGTCTACGTGCGCCTGCCCCTGAAGGAGCCCCAGAGGTTGGGCCTGGAAAAGGCCAGCCTCCTCATCTGGACCACCACCCCCTGGACCCTGCCCGGAAACGTGGCGGCGGCGGTACACCCGGAGTTCACCTACGCCGCCTTCCAGGAGGAGGAAGAGGCCCTCATCCTGGAGGAAAGCCTGGGGAAAAAGCTCTTGGGCGAGGAAACCCCCATCCTCAAGACCTTCTCAGGCAAGGAGCTGGAGGGCCTCCCCTACGAGCCTCCTTATCCCCAAGGGGTGGAGCGGGGCTACTTCGTGGTCCTGGCGGAGTACGTGAGCCGGGAGGACGGCACGGGCATCGTTCACCAGGCTCCGGCCTTCGGGGCTGAGGACCTGGAGACGGGCCGCCGCTACGGCCTTCCCGTGCTGAAAACGGTGGACGAGGAGGGCAAACTCCTGGTGGAGCCCTTTAAGGGCCTCTTTTTCCGCGAGGCCAACCGGGCCATCCTGAAAGACCTCCGGGCTCGAGGCCTCCTTTTCAAGGAGGAGAGCTACCTCCACAGCTACCCCCACTGCTGGCGGTGCTCCACCCCCCTCATGTACTACGCCACCGAAACCTGGTTCATCAAAAACACCCTCTTCAAAGAGGAGCTGATCCGGAAGAACCAGGAGATCAACTGGGTCCCGCCCCACATCAAGGAGGGGCGCTACGGGGAGTGGCTAAGGAACCTGGTGGACTGGGCCCTAAGCCGCAACCGCTACTGGGGGACCCCCTTGCCCATCTGGGTCTGCGACGCTTGCGGGAAAGAAGAGGCCATCGGGAGCATCGCCGAGCTCCGGGAGCGGGCCACCCATCCCCTCCCCGAGCCCTTCGACCCCCACCGCCCCCATGTGGACCGGGTGGAGCTCCGCTGCGCCTGCGGAGGCACCATGCGGCGGGTGCCCTACGTGATCGACGTCTGGTACGACTCCGGGGCCATGCCCTTCGCCTCCTTGCACTACCCCTTTGAGAACCAGGAGGAGTTCAAGGAGGCCTTCCCCGCCGACTTCATCGCCGAGGGCATCGACCAGACCCGGGGCTGGTTCAACTCCCTGCACCAACTGGGGGTGATGCTCTTCGGCTCCATCGCCTTCAAGAACGTCATCTGCCACGGCCTCATCCTGGACGAAAAGGGCCAGAAGATGAGCAAGTCCAAGGGGAACGTGGTGGACCCCTGGGACATCATCCGGGAGTTTGGGGCCGACGCCCTCAGGTGGTACATCTACATCTCTGCGCCCCCGGAGGCGGACCGCCGCTTTGGGCCCAACCTGGTGCGGGAGACGGTGCGGGATTACTTCCTCACCCTTTGGAACGTGTACAGCTTCTTCGTCACCTACGCCAACCTGGACCGACCGGACCTGAGGAACCCGCCCCCTCCGGAGAAGCGCCCCGAGCTGGACCGCTGGCTTCTCGCCCGGATGCAGGACCTAATCCAGAAGGTGACGGAGGCCCTCGAGGCCTACGACCCCACCACCAGCGCCCGCGCTCTGCGGGACTTCGTGGTGGAGGACCTTTCCCAGTGGTACGTACGCCGTGGAAGGAGGCGGTACTGGAAGAACGAGGACGCCTTGGACCGGGAGGCCGCCTACGCTACCCTGTACGAGGCCCTGGTCCTCGTCGCCACCCTCTCCGCCCCCTTCACCCCCTTCCTGGCGGAGGTGCTCTGGCAGAACCTGGTGCGCTCCGTGCGCCCTGAGGCCCCCCTCTCCGTGCACCTCGCCGACTGGCCGGAGGTGGATCCCCGCCTGGTGGACGCGGAGCTGGTGGCCAAGATGCGCGCCGTGCTCAAGGTGGTAGACCTGGCCCGCTCGGCCAGGGCCAGAAGCGGGGTCAAGACCCGTACCCCCCTCCCCCTTCTCCTCCTCACCGCCCCCAGCGCCTTGGAGCGGGAGGGCTTAAGGCACTTCGCCCCCGAGATCGCCGAGGAGCTCAACGTCAAGGAGGTGCGGGTTTTGGAGCCGGGAGAGGAGGTCCTCTCCTACCGCGTCCTTCCCAACCTGAAGCTTTTGGGGAAGAAGTACGGCAAGCGGGTGCCTGCCCTCCGCGAGGCCCTGCAAAGGGAGGCCGAAAGGGTGGCCAGGTTGGTCCTGAAGGGGGAGCCCGTGGCGCTAACGGTGGAAGGGGAAACCCTGGTCCTCGCGCCCGAGGAAGTGCTTTTGGAAGCCCAGGCCCCCGAGGGGTACCAGGCCCTGGAGAAGGACGGGTACGTGGCCGCCTTGGAGGTCAGGGTCACGGAGGCGCTGAGGCTTGAGGGCCTGGCCCGGGACCTCATCCGCCACCTGCAGCAGACCCGCAAGGAGATGGGCCTGAAGGTCTCCGACCGCATCCGGGTGGGCTACGAGGCGGAAGGGCCATACCTGGAGGCCCTAAAGCGGCACGGCGGCTGGATCGCCGAGGAGGTCTTGGCCCTGGAGTTTGCCCCAGGCCTCTTCCCCGGCCACACCACCCTGCTGGAGGACGAGGAAGGCCGGGTGCGCTTTAGCGTGGCGAAGCTAGGATAA